The window TCCAGATAATCAACTCTCTAAGAAGGGTATTTTGGTCattaacccaaataatcaactttctaattaaagaatatttttctcaataatctatttacattttctttttcaaataaccctacatcaaacaagcactAAGATAGACAGATAGCCAGAAACATGTTTTGATGTGGGGGTAATGAATGAACTAATATTATTCTAATCTCATATATATTGCCCCTAATAAGACAGTACTCTAACTATTTATAAGCTACGAAGCCAATTACCATACTACCCCTATACTAGCTGATTACTGTACTACCCctatactaatatattaatatattctaatACTACCATTACAGTTTATGTTTCAAAGGTGAAATAGTCCCAAAGGTACTTTCCCCATTCAATTTGGGTTTAATTGTCTTTATTAACCTCGTTCATTTTGCACCTCTTTTGATATTAGGTACTTTGTTTTTGTAAGTGTTGCCACTAGCCtccactattttattttaacacgGGCACATTGTGTTTTCCAGAAAATGCCTTTTAATTGATATGGGGGAGAAGATTAAAGAAAAaaccaatatatttttatggaaATCGAACAAGTGATTGTCAGTTTATTCATACTAATCCTGCATAGAAGGCTTACCATGGAACCTCCTGCAGCCGTGGAGTAAGCAGTGCTACCAGTAGGAGTGGCGACAATGACTCCATCACCTTGCACCTAGAGGAAGTTAAGAGaaatattaactttaaataaaataagttaaaaagttTGTCAAAACTTTAAGGGGAATATTCTTGATACCTTAGTAATAAGGCGGTCATGTTCGAAGCATTCAATTTTGGAAAGATAAGGATTTGAACCGCGATCAACAACAATCTCATTGAGAACATCAAAAACTTTACCAGGCATTGCTTTTCCTCTACGAAATATTTCGCATCGAAGGCGCATGCGAAGTGTTATGTAAACACCATCCAATGTGCTCCCATAGATAACTTGTTTTAAGTCCTGCCTATAATCTTCAAACTGAATCAAACACAACATCAGAAAGGAATTATTTGTATGGAGAAAGCTAGAAGCTTAATAACCTTTGAACCAAAAAGGAACAACTAATCCCCTATACTAATCTAATATCAGACATAACTTAAATTGTTTGGACCTAGAAGCAAAAGTACAGtcaatttttcaaattcaatataGTCTCCATTAAGTCATTTGTTCATAACAATGTTGCAGTCACATGTTCAAGATTTGATATAGATGTTGTAATATTAAAAGTTATCGCtgttcataataataataataataataataataataaacagggtcttgtttgatgaagggttatttgaatttatcaaatcatcaactaaaataccattaatcttaacttcttttttttaaatgcattCAAAAGAAGTCCTATCTTTTCATCTATAATTCAAAGGGCATAGTGGACAATACAAACACAAAAACTATTTATCAAACAGGGTCttctaaaaaaatcatcttATTTACTTTAAACAAAACCCACATTGTAAAGTAAACttcaaaaagtgaaaaaaattgGTTACATACACTATGAGATGTGAGAAATCCAAGGGATCCAAGATTAAATGATACCACCGGAGGAACAGCATCTCGGAATAAATTTGATGCGTGCAATATGACCCCATCCCCACCCAGGCATGCTACAAAGTCAACCCTTTCGTGAAGATCACTGCATGAAGGGAAACTCACATATCGTTTATACAAAGAAAAAGCATCTCCATTTGCAAAATGGTAAATTACTACCTAGTATCTTGACTATAGAAAGTCTGAACAAATCCAAATCCAGGAATTCGAGCAAAAATGTCGTGCACTTCTGGTTCAACAAGAACATTCATTTTCTCTTGGTGATACAAGTAAGAAGCCACCtgcatttcatattaaaatCCAATCATATGCATGGAGAAGTCAGTGATAATGGACTGAAACCATTTGTTTAAAATCTACACCCCACTAAAATGGTTCCATTTCTGGAAACACTTTATTTTTTGGTCAGATATCTCATATGGATGGATGTGGAGTGTGATGAGATCATGTTTGAAAACAGAACTTTGTCaaacacatatttcaaaatttatcgGCGGTTTCACATCTAGATACAGATTTAAATCCAAAAACAAAAGTTCTTCCAAATGGGTATTTGCAAAAATATCAAGAAAAAACGAttactttaaatatttgatttatgcaTACTGAGACCAActgttgtaaataaaaaaaagatctCAATGTGCTACACACCTCTTTAGCTTCTTCCATAAGTTCTTGACCAAGCTTCTTCAGCAACAGGACAGTTTTTGGCTGTGATTTCCACATAAGCAATTGTTGCTGGGTGCTTGGATGGGTGAAAGCCAAGGACGATTCCATTACTTTTTCTCTTGAGCAAGAAAATCCATCTGTTCGAACTAAGAACATTTCGGCTTTTCTTCTAGATTGTATTCTCACCACCCCAGTTTCAGAAGCACACATATTGTTATCAATTGGGACTAAACTATCTGAATCAAACATGGCCAGACTCGTTTCCCTCACCTCTTCTTCACCTGGAGATTCATTTCCCTCATCCGATTCGGCTGTTGAACTGGTATTATAACTAGCTGTTCCGTTCACAGTAAGTGGAGAACGAACACGATCGTAACTCCCAACAAATCCATTCGAAATTTTGGATTCTACAAATCCCTGTTCTTGATTGCTCTTAGCAATCTCAGTTTTCTGAGTTGTCCCATTGTAAGATTTTAATGGGTCCTCCAACTTTATTACCTTATTTTTGGAGTAAATCAGAGGAGATACCTTATTGCTTTTGAAAAAATTGGACATCTCTTTCCTAGAAAAGATATTGCAAGGAGGTAACTGCGACTTGAAAGGGTCTATTCCAACCGAGAAAGCAGTATCGTTGATTTGATCATCGTTTTGAGTCAAGGAAGAAACTTGGGTTTGAAATTCACTAGCAGAACCATTTGTTGAATCCAAAATTTGTATTGCATCATCTACTTGAGATTTGTAATGCGTCATATATTGCTTCCATCTCGAAATCATGGCAGAAGTTCTCCTAAATCCTTCCTTACTGTGGAGATAAACAGGTTTTCTTAAAGTATCCATCAGTAAAGCAGAGAACTGCTCAACCTGTTCCTTTGAAGGTGCCCTGCCAATTTCAACAGGGAGTTTGATCAGTTCGATTTCACCAGATAAAACTGCATTATCCAATCTAGCTCGATAGAAATCATCTCTAATGATTTCTTCTCTAAGATCTACTATTACTTTAAATCCCTTCTCTAATAACCAATTTAAACCTTCTTCTGTTACTTGCCCGCCACTCCAGAAAGCAACTCCAGAATCCCCTGAGGGGTCTGATTCATTGTTCTCTGAGGAAAAATAGATCGGTTTCCAGTTCGCAAACAAAGTATTGCAAGGGTTGTTATCAGAACGAGGAAATCCAGAATCATAACAGACATTCTTCAATCTCTGCAAATTTCTCCAAACATTCAAGCTTCTTTTGTCATCATCAACTGTAAGAAAATCTTCTAGAGCAACGTGTAAGCTCTCACAATACCTTTTCATCTCTCCTCTAAAGATGGAAAGTGGTGGAAGCTTATCTTCAATTAAACTTGCATCTTTAACACGGAAAGAGTTTACAATAGATGATCTTCCGGAAAGAACAtcctctttttctttatttaaaagacATACCATACAACCAAGTACTGAAACTATTTTGTCTTCCAATTGTGGATTGTTTTCAGAAGGGAAGCTATAGGAAACCTTACATTCACCTGTTATGGGATTGCAAAGTGTATCCATTAATGAATTGTGGAGGCGTTCAGCTGCTCTAAAGATTCTACAGTATGCCTCAAGTTCTGCAATGTCTCCTGGAACCGGACCAATCCAAGATAACTGTGATAGCTCATAGGGCTGtgaatagaaagaaaaaaacaagatTAATTGGTAATTTCAAGAAACAATTATACATCAATTGGAAGAGCTTACAAAACCCAAATCACCTGAGAATCAAGTCCGATGTTTGGGGAGAAGGGTTTAGGGATCTCTGCACATGCTATAAACCCAAACTGCCGTTTAAACAATCGATCCTTTCTCCGAAACAGAAACCCAAATCCGAGCCGAGGATTCTTGGGAGTTCTTGGGAATttatcgatagaaagagtagaGAAATGGGTCTTATAAGCTATGGATGCGGCTCCAGCTGCTCGATTCATGTCGGCGACGAAATTGTAGTGGCATGAACAACAGCATGCCATGCCAGCTTGAAAATTGGGGAATCGCTTTACTTTTTGCTTTGGACGAAGATTCTTATATCTGTAGCATATATTCGCGTTGAACAATAATGGGTGAAATTTGCGTAATTTGGGTGGAGAGAGAGAATAGCATGTGGATAATATCGCGGGcaagagaaagaatgaaaattgGAGATGGGTTTGTCTTCTTGCTCTGAAAAGTTTGATATCCATCCTTCATTTCTTTCTCCAGATAGTGCCTCACATGTTAAAACCTTGAATGCCTTTTGACATGAGTGATTCTTACTTACAACAATCCTCAAAAACCGGATTCCAAACAAGTGCTCGACTTTATCAGAAAATCAAGTAACTTTCTTTTTAGTTATTAAAACTAAGTTGAAGAGTGGTAAAAATAGTCATCAAAGTGAAAAATATTATCAACACTATTAGTTTACATGAGATTTACAAATTTCTACTAATAAAAGCACCATCCAcattatcaaacaaaatcacAAATTACAAATgagttagttttatttttagataCACCTACTTGTGTgcacattataaataaatgtttctaattctaaactagcatgtatcccgtgtatttgcacgaataataatataaaaaatcgtgaaaaaaacattacggtaaaaattttatgggcgggtcaacacacaattcaacccaagtatccatttactctcacatatatctaaattaaccacaactctcgacccggcaatccggacactttaaaaattaagcatcattatatatatatagattatatatatatagattagttagttaaaaagttgaacttatattgttaaaatgtcacgcgtttatcaaattttaggttgaattaaaaatataaattgttattagtttagttggttaaaaggttgtacttgttttgtaaggttgcaagttcgaaccatacctataacatttttaattttatttttaaccgttttaagtttatgggcgggtcaacccacaatccgacccaagtatccatttactctcacatatatccaaattaaccacacctctcgacccggcaatctggacactttaaaaattaaacataattaaatatatatatatatatatatatatatatatatatatattagttagttaaaaagttgaacttatattgttaaaatgtcacgcgtttatcaaattttgggttgaatttaaaatataaattgttattagcctagttggttaaaaggttgtacttgttttgttaagttgcaagttcaaaccatacctataacatttttaattttatttttaaccgttttaagtttatgggcgggtcaacccacaatccgacccaagtatccatttattctcacatatatccaaattaaccacagctctcgacccgcaatctggacactttaaaaattaagcatcattatatatatatagactatatatatatagattagttagttaaaaagttgaacttatattgttaaaatgtcacacgtttatcaaattttgggttgaatttaaaatataaagtgttattagcttaattggttaaaatgttgtatttgttttgttaggttgcaagttcgaaccatacctataacatttttaattttatttttaaccgttttaagtttatgggcaggtcaacccacaatccgacctaagtatctatttactctcacatatatccaaattaaccacacctctcgacccggcaatccggacactttaaaaattaagcatcattatatatatatagattagttagttaaaaagttgaacttatattgttaaaat is drawn from Impatiens glandulifera chromosome 3, dImpGla2.1, whole genome shotgun sequence and contains these coding sequences:
- the LOC124929099 gene encoding NAD kinase 2, chloroplastic, yielding MDIKLFRARRQTHLQFSFFLLPAILSTCYSLSPPKLRKFHPLLFNANICYRYKNLRPKQKVKRFPNFQAGMACCCSCHYNFVADMNRAAGAASIAYKTHFSTLSIDKFPRTPKNPRLGFGFLFRRKDRLFKRQFGFIACAEIPKPFSPNIGLDSQPYELSQLSWIGPVPGDIAELEAYCRIFRAAERLHNSLMDTLCNPITGECKVSYSFPSENNPQLEDKIVSVLGCMVCLLNKEKEDVLSGRSSIVNSFRVKDASLIEDKLPPLSIFRGEMKRYCESLHVALEDFLTVDDDKRSLNVWRNLQRLKNVCYDSGFPRSDNNPCNTLFANWKPIYFSSENNESDPSGDSGVAFWSGGQVTEEGLNWLLEKGFKVIVDLREEIIRDDFYRARLDNAVLSGEIELIKLPVEIGRAPSKEQVEQFSALLMDTLRKPVYLHSKEGFRRTSAMISRWKQYMTHYKSQVDDAIQILDSTNGSASEFQTQVSSLTQNDDQINDTAFSVGIDPFKSQLPPCNIFSRKEMSNFFKSNKVSPLIYSKNKVIKLEDPLKSYNGTTQKTEIAKSNQEQGFVESKISNGFVGSYDRVRSPLTVNGTASYNTSSTAESDEGNESPGEEEVRETSLAMFDSDSLVPIDNNMCASETGVVRIQSRRKAEMFLVRTDGFSCSREKVMESSLAFTHPSTQQQLLMWKSQPKTVLLLKKLGQELMEEAKEVASYLYHQEKMNVLVEPEVHDIFARIPGFGFVQTFYSQDTSDLHERVDFVACLGGDGVILHASNLFRDAVPPVVSFNLGSLGFLTSHSFEDYRQDLKQVIYGSTLDGVYITLRMRLRCEIFRRGKAMPGKVFDVLNEIVVDRGSNPYLSKIECFEHDRLITKVQGDGVIVATPTGSTAYSTAAGGSMVHPNVPCMLFTPICPHSLSFRPVILPDSARLELKIPQDARSNAWVSFDGKRRQQLSRGDSIRICMSKHPLPTVNKYDQTGDWFRSLIRCLNWNERLDQKAL